The following are encoded in a window of Sphingomonas panacis genomic DNA:
- a CDS encoding MDR family oxidoreductase: MSFKALLTTKQGETLATSLVTLEDDDLMAGDVTVAVDYSTVNYKDGMALTGRSPIIQVFPLIPGVDLSGTVEASSYPGIEVGDRVVANSWGLGQTHHGGYTQKARLSGDWLVKLPDVFSTKDAMAIGTAGYTAMLCVLALEHGGVTPDRGDIVVTGANGGVGSIAIALLSDLGYRVVASTGRLDQSDYLRELGAAEVIDRATLSGPGKPIAVERWAGAVDSVGSHTLANVLAQTQYRGVVTACGLAQGLDLPATVLPFILRNVTLAGIDSVNAPQAVRLEAWSRLARDLDLAKLARTTKVVGLTDVPEIAPQILAGQVQGRTVVDVNS, translated from the coding sequence GGTCGCCGTCGACTATTCGACCGTGAACTACAAGGATGGGATGGCACTTACCGGAAGGTCGCCGATCATCCAGGTCTTTCCGCTGATTCCCGGCGTCGACCTGTCCGGAACCGTCGAGGCGTCGTCCTATCCTGGTATCGAGGTGGGCGATCGTGTCGTTGCCAACAGCTGGGGCCTGGGCCAGACCCATCATGGCGGCTACACCCAGAAAGCGCGGTTGAGCGGTGACTGGCTCGTCAAGCTTCCGGATGTGTTCTCGACGAAAGACGCCATGGCCATTGGCACTGCAGGCTATACGGCCATGCTGTGCGTTCTGGCGCTCGAGCATGGCGGGGTCACACCCGATCGAGGTGATATCGTGGTCACAGGCGCCAATGGGGGCGTCGGCTCGATCGCGATCGCTCTGCTGTCCGACCTCGGCTACCGCGTCGTTGCATCGACGGGCCGCCTTGATCAGTCCGATTATCTGCGCGAGCTGGGCGCCGCCGAGGTTATCGACCGCGCGACGCTGTCAGGGCCGGGGAAGCCGATTGCAGTCGAGCGTTGGGCGGGGGCTGTGGATTCGGTTGGCAGTCACACGCTGGCGAACGTGCTGGCCCAGACTCAGTACCGTGGCGTGGTGACCGCCTGCGGCCTTGCCCAGGGGCTCGACCTTCCTGCGACCGTCCTACCGTTCATCCTGCGCAACGTCACGCTCGCCGGCATCGATTCCGTCAACGCGCCCCAGGCAGTTCGACTCGAGGCCTGGTCTCGTCTGGCGCGTGATCTCGACCTCGCGAAACTCGCGCGGACGACCAAGGTCGTTGGCCTGACCGACGTGCCGGAGATTGCTCCGCAAATCCTTGCGGGACAGGTGCAGGGCCGCACCGTTGTCGATGTCAATTCGTAA
- a CDS encoding NADP-dependent oxidoreductase, whose translation MKAFILDRYKKKSALRMGEAPEPALLDDDVLVEIHAAGLNMLDVKIRDGEFKPILAYRPPFILGHDLAGVVVKVGVRVKSFKPGDEVYARPRDGRVGTLAEYIAVNEADLALKPKNLSMAEAASIPLVGLTAWQVLSDRVKLRKGQKILIHAGSGGVGTFAIQLARHLGATVATTAGTSNLDLVKNLGADVVVDYKRQDFEKVLSGYDVVLNSLGSDTLEKSLAVLKPGGKLVSISGPPDPEFAREQGLNAILRLVLRLLSFKIRRKAKARRVTYSFLFMRANGSQLSQITALIEAGVIRPVVDRVFPFDETNEALAYIETGRAKGKVVVTLR comes from the coding sequence ATGAAAGCGTTCATCCTCGACCGATACAAGAAAAAGAGTGCTCTGCGGATGGGCGAGGCGCCCGAGCCCGCGCTGCTCGACGATGATGTCCTCGTCGAAATCCACGCGGCTGGTCTCAACATGCTCGATGTCAAAATCCGCGACGGCGAGTTCAAACCGATCCTTGCCTACCGGCCGCCCTTCATCCTTGGGCACGACCTAGCCGGCGTCGTCGTCAAGGTCGGCGTGCGCGTGAAAAGCTTCAAACCGGGCGACGAAGTTTATGCAAGGCCACGGGACGGACGAGTCGGTACCTTGGCCGAATATATCGCCGTCAACGAAGCGGACCTGGCGCTCAAGCCCAAGAATCTCTCCATGGCGGAGGCGGCCTCGATCCCGCTCGTCGGCCTGACCGCCTGGCAGGTTCTGAGCGACAGGGTCAAGCTGCGCAAAGGGCAGAAGATCCTCATCCACGCGGGTTCGGGCGGCGTGGGCACCTTCGCCATCCAGCTGGCCCGGCACTTGGGAGCGACTGTCGCGACCACGGCCGGCACCTCGAACCTCGACCTGGTCAAGAATCTCGGCGCCGATGTCGTGGTCGATTACAAGCGGCAGGATTTCGAAAAGGTCCTGTCGGGTTACGACGTCGTGCTGAACAGCCTGGGCTCCGACACGCTCGAAAAGTCGCTCGCGGTCCTCAAGCCGGGCGGCAAGCTGGTCTCGATATCCGGGCCGCCTGATCCTGAATTCGCGCGAGAGCAGGGACTGAACGCCATCCTACGGCTCGTGCTCCGGCTGTTGAGCTTCAAGATCCGCAGGAAAGCAAAGGCTCGGCGCGTCACCTATTCCTTCCTCTTCATGCGCGCGAATGGTTCGCAGCTCAGCCAGATTACGGCGCTGATCGAAGCGGGCGTGATCCGGCCCGTCGTGGATCGCGTGTTCCCGTTCGACGAGACGAACGAAGCGCTGGCGTATATCGAAACAGGGCGCGCCAAGGGCAAGGTTGTGGTGACGCTTCGCTGA
- a CDS encoding alpha/beta fold hydrolase, translating to MLTPVGSIDRQWINAPNLGIHAAGTTFAYRRLGAPTGVPVVLLNHWGATLDNFDPRIVDGLAASRPVYALDYRGVGASGGDAPLTVDEMARDMIAVIRALGLEQIDLVGFSLGGFVTQDILLKVPDLVRKAILAGTGPAGGEGIDRVGAVSWPLIVKALLTLRDPKTYLFFTSTANGRRAATAFLARLKERKTDRDKSVSMAAFRRQLTAIKAWGKQTPQDLGVVRQPVLVANGDHDIMVPTPNSVGLAARLPAAELVLYDDAGHGGIFQYHDAFVGKALAFLDA from the coding sequence ATGTTGACACCTGTGGGTAGCATCGATCGCCAATGGATAAACGCCCCGAACCTCGGCATCCACGCTGCTGGAACGACGTTTGCGTACCGGCGGCTTGGCGCGCCTACCGGCGTCCCAGTCGTCCTGCTGAACCACTGGGGCGCAACGCTTGATAATTTCGATCCGCGCATTGTCGATGGGCTCGCGGCATCGCGGCCCGTCTATGCGCTCGACTATAGAGGTGTCGGCGCCTCAGGCGGCGACGCACCGCTCACCGTTGACGAAATGGCCCGGGACATGATTGCCGTGATCCGCGCGCTGGGCCTCGAGCAGATCGACCTTGTCGGCTTCTCGCTTGGCGGTTTCGTGACGCAGGACATTCTCTTGAAGGTGCCAGACCTTGTCCGGAAGGCCATCCTGGCGGGCACGGGGCCGGCGGGAGGTGAGGGCATCGACCGGGTCGGGGCCGTATCCTGGCCGCTGATCGTCAAAGCACTTCTGACGCTGCGCGACCCAAAAACCTATCTCTTTTTCACGAGTACCGCCAATGGCCGCCGCGCCGCGACGGCCTTTCTGGCGCGGTTGAAGGAGCGCAAGACCGATAGGGACAAATCCGTCTCGATGGCGGCGTTCCGTCGCCAACTCACGGCCATCAAGGCCTGGGGCAAGCAAACGCCTCAAGATCTGGGCGTGGTCCGTCAACCGGTCCTGGTCGCGAATGGCGATCACGATATCATGGTGCCCACGCCCAATTCGGTCGGCCTCGCTGCCAGACTGCCAGCTGCCGAACTGGTGCTGTATGACGATGCCGGGCACGGGGGCATCTTCCAATATCACGACGCATTTGTCGGAAAGGCACTCGCCTTCCTCGATGCGTAA
- a CDS encoding organic hydroperoxide resistance protein yields the protein MNALYSTKSIAVGGRNGTVRSDDGLLELQLAMPTGLGGKGGATNPEQLFGAGYAACFGNAVIHVTRKLEKKIRDNDVEVSSTVSLLPTDSGGFALAVALEITIAGVDQTSAEEIVAEAHKVCPYSNAVKGNIDVALSVKTR from the coding sequence ATGAACGCTCTTTATTCCACGAAGTCGATCGCCGTCGGCGGCCGCAACGGGACGGTTCGGAGCGACGACGGCCTTCTCGAACTGCAACTGGCAATGCCAACGGGGCTGGGCGGGAAGGGCGGGGCGACCAATCCCGAGCAACTCTTCGGCGCCGGCTATGCGGCCTGTTTTGGTAATGCAGTCATCCACGTCACTCGGAAGCTGGAAAAGAAAATCCGCGACAATGACGTCGAAGTTTCCTCCACTGTGAGCCTTCTGCCGACGGATAGCGGCGGCTTTGCCCTGGCGGTCGCGCTCGAGATCACGATTGCCGGCGTCGATCAGACGAGTGCCGAGGAAATCGTCGCCGAGGCCCATAAAGTCTGTCCCTATTCGAATGCCGTGAAAGGCAACATCGACGTCGCCTTGTCGGTGAAGACGCGCTGA
- a CDS encoding alkene reductase produces the protein MTEKTIFEPYELGGISLSNRIVMAPLTRNRAGPGFVPGQLAADYYSQRASAGLIISEATQISQQGQGYQDTPGIYSQAQIDGWRKVTDAVHAAGGHIFVQLWHVGRISHVDLQPDARAPVAPSAIRAETKTFVNNGFVDVSEPRALELDEIPGIIADFRRAAANAIAAGFDGVEVHGANGYLLDQFAKDGANVRTDTYGGSIENRARLMLEVTAAVAEEIGADRTGIRISPVSPANGISSSDPQPQFDYIVEKLSERGIAFIHVVEGATAGPRDVAPFDFGALRAKFSNSYIANNGYDLALATSALSDDKADLFAFGRPFIANPDLVERLKTGAPLATLDPATLYGGGSAGYTDYPRIGG, from the coding sequence ATGACGGAAAAGACCATCTTCGAGCCCTACGAGCTCGGCGGCATCTCGCTCTCCAACCGGATCGTTATGGCTCCCTTGACTCGCAATAGGGCAGGTCCCGGTTTTGTGCCGGGACAGCTTGCGGCGGATTATTATTCGCAACGCGCATCGGCGGGGCTGATCATCTCCGAAGCGACGCAGATCTCCCAGCAGGGGCAAGGCTACCAGGACACCCCGGGCATCTATAGTCAGGCGCAGATCGACGGTTGGCGCAAGGTGACGGACGCCGTGCACGCAGCGGGCGGCCATATCTTCGTCCAGCTTTGGCACGTCGGCCGCATCAGCCATGTCGACTTGCAGCCGGACGCGCGTGCGCCAGTGGCGCCGTCCGCGATACGGGCCGAAACCAAGACGTTTGTGAACAACGGGTTCGTGGACGTTTCGGAACCGCGCGCGCTCGAGCTTGACGAGATCCCGGGCATCATCGCGGATTTCCGCCGCGCCGCCGCGAATGCGATCGCGGCCGGGTTTGACGGCGTCGAAGTGCACGGTGCGAATGGCTATCTCCTCGATCAGTTCGCCAAGGATGGCGCGAATGTGCGCACCGACACTTACGGCGGGTCGATCGAGAACCGCGCGCGGCTGATGCTTGAGGTAACGGCGGCCGTTGCCGAGGAAATCGGCGCTGATCGCACTGGTATCCGGATTTCGCCGGTTTCGCCGGCTAACGGCATATCAAGTTCCGATCCGCAGCCGCAGTTCGACTATATTGTCGAAAAGCTGAGCGAACGCGGCATCGCCTTTATCCATGTCGTGGAAGGCGCGACGGCCGGGCCGCGCGATGTCGCGCCGTTCGATTTTGGAGCGCTGCGCGCCAAGTTCTCGAACAGCTATATCGCCAACAATGGCTACGATCTCGCTCTGGCGACCTCTGCCCTTTCCGACGACAAGGCAGATCTGTTCGCTTTCGGACGCCCCTTCATCGCCAATCCCGACCTGGTCGAGCGGCTGAAGACCGGCGCCCCGCTCGCTACTCTTGACCCCGCCACGCTTTATGGGGGCGGTTCGGCCGGTTATACCGACTATCCCAGGATCGGCGGCTGA
- a CDS encoding MarR family winged helix-turn-helix transcriptional regulator produces MEARRRRTGRADDGSPLSRAVDSARCFDRHFQLPGFAKVDVGGLSPRGMVVRHLPVGFSSHPAALGSSSTCRLLDSRCTEASGKSVWPRSLVRRRVLPRQHSDNTTSGHLGRQLSNAGIYPRVMSNCYCARLRAAARRIGSVYDEALEPDGINVAQYSLMSVIQRRQPVSLTELGRAAELERSTIGRNVRVLERAELVEVGRGDGDHREAAVSLSRRGAEVLVSARSRWDACQQAIEARLGADKVSAFDDLLNSI; encoded by the coding sequence ATGGAGGCGCGCCGTCGTCGGACCGGACGGGCCGACGACGGCTCTCCACTGTCGCGCGCCGTGGACTCGGCGCGCTGCTTCGACAGGCATTTTCAGCTGCCGGGTTTCGCCAAAGTCGACGTCGGTGGATTATCCCCAAGGGGCATGGTCGTCCGGCATTTACCCGTTGGCTTTTCCTCACATCCCGCCGCGCTGGGCTCGTCGAGCACGTGTCGGCTGCTCGATTCCCGCTGCACGGAAGCCTCGGGCAAATCGGTATGGCCTCGCTCGTTGGTGCGGCGCCGGGTCTTGCCACGACAGCATAGCGATAACACCACTTCCGGGCATTTGGGTCGACAATTGTCAAACGCGGGTATATACCCGCGTGTCATGAGCAACTGCTATTGTGCCCGTTTGCGCGCCGCTGCCCGGCGGATTGGTTCTGTCTATGACGAAGCGCTGGAACCTGACGGGATTAACGTTGCGCAATATTCGCTGATGAGCGTCATTCAGCGCCGGCAGCCGGTGAGCCTTACCGAACTCGGGCGGGCTGCAGAACTTGAACGCTCTACCATCGGTCGGAACGTGCGGGTGCTTGAGCGCGCAGAGCTGGTCGAGGTTGGGCGAGGGGACGGTGATCACCGAGAGGCGGCCGTCAGCTTGTCGCGACGCGGGGCCGAGGTGCTCGTGTCGGCGCGGTCTCGCTGGGATGCCTGTCAGCAAGCAATAGAAGCGCGTCTTGGCGCAGATAAGGTGAGCGCGTTCGATGATCTTCTCAATTCGATCTGA
- a CDS encoding MFS transporter, producing the protein MTVASSSRPFGLAASLAGRKIHYAWVIASVTFLTMIVTAGAIGAPGVLIGPLQAEFGWSAADISTAFAARFMLFGLVGPFAAAFMNRFGLRRVTVTSLMLIGLGIVGSLIMTKLWHLLLLWGVIIGLGTGLTAMVFGATVASRWFATRRGLILGLLSASAATGQLLFLPVLASLTAHIGWRYALAFLLVLLLAAVGTVLALMRDTPADVGLTPYGAVQVEAEGLEPTSFRAMLMSPLLALKDAARSATFWVLFGTFFVCGASTNGLVQTHFVAMCGDFGIVPVMAAGMLAMIGIFDLVGTIGSGWLSDRFDSRWLLFWYYGLRGLSLAYLPFSNFSFYELGIFAIFYGLDWVATVPPTVKLIADRFGEQSNLVFGWVYTGHQLGAALAAYAAGYTRSAYQSYLPAFFVGGLLCLLAAMAIVMVRERQHVLAIGAA; encoded by the coding sequence ATGACGGTCGCGTCATCCTCACGTCCCTTCGGTCTCGCCGCGTCTCTGGCTGGTAGGAAGATCCACTATGCGTGGGTTATTGCGTCGGTGACCTTTCTCACGATGATCGTCACCGCGGGCGCGATCGGCGCGCCGGGTGTGCTGATCGGCCCGCTCCAGGCTGAGTTCGGCTGGAGCGCTGCGGATATTTCAACTGCCTTTGCGGCAAGGTTCATGCTCTTTGGCCTCGTAGGTCCGTTTGCGGCCGCCTTCATGAATCGCTTTGGGCTCCGCCGCGTCACCGTGACGTCGCTCATGCTGATCGGGCTCGGTATAGTCGGCTCCCTGATCATGACCAAGCTATGGCATCTGCTGCTGCTCTGGGGCGTGATTATCGGGCTTGGGACAGGCCTGACGGCCATGGTGTTTGGCGCGACCGTGGCATCGCGCTGGTTCGCGACACGACGAGGGCTCATACTGGGATTGCTTTCGGCAAGTGCGGCGACGGGCCAGCTGCTGTTTCTGCCGGTGCTTGCGAGCCTGACGGCGCATATCGGCTGGCGTTACGCACTCGCATTCCTCCTCGTCCTGCTGTTGGCGGCAGTGGGGACGGTTCTGGCGTTGATGCGCGACACGCCGGCCGATGTCGGCCTGACCCCTTATGGCGCGGTGCAAGTGGAGGCAGAAGGTCTGGAGCCAACCAGTTTTCGGGCCATGCTGATGTCGCCCCTGCTTGCGCTGAAAGACGCGGCGCGATCGGCGACCTTTTGGGTGTTGTTCGGCACGTTCTTTGTCTGCGGCGCCAGCACGAACGGCCTCGTACAGACTCATTTCGTCGCCATGTGCGGCGATTTCGGTATCGTACCCGTGATGGCGGCGGGCATGCTCGCCATGATCGGCATTTTCGACCTTGTCGGTACGATTGGTTCGGGCTGGCTCTCCGACCGCTTCGACAGCCGCTGGCTCCTGTTCTGGTATTACGGGCTTCGGGGCCTTTCGCTGGCATATCTGCCGTTCAGCAATTTCTCCTTTTATGAGCTCGGCATCTTCGCGATTTTCTATGGCCTGGATTGGGTCGCGACCGTGCCGCCGACAGTGAAGCTCATCGCGGATCGCTTTGGCGAGCAGTCGAATCTGGTGTTTGGCTGGGTCTACACCGGCCACCAGCTTGGCGCTGCTCTCGCCGCCTACGCAGC